From Pedobacter indicus, a single genomic window includes:
- a CDS encoding peptidase associated/transthyretin-like domain-containing protein: MKLLSFTLLKHLISIVFLLLCSGLVLAQQEISGIIYDQDTKQRVAKVYVYNTNNDQGVFNNLKGEFKLQASAGDVLIAATEGYFPDTLRVQEENILVLYLRRSSIMLREVSVVARKSPEEILAQKKEDYNVAYRRGDPGSLLSTGHSGAGLSIDALYSILSREGKNARYLQQIIERDYQNDIIDYRYTADLVHTNTGLEGDALRDFMEQYRPSYYFILESNDYELAVFIRRNFQQYRKNPHARRLPPLEEVPVQELDELRTPK, translated from the coding sequence ATGAAACTTCTTAGTTTTACTCTGTTGAAGCATCTAATTTCCATCGTTTTTTTATTGTTGTGTTCTGGGCTTGTTCTTGCCCAGCAGGAAATCAGTGGAATTATTTATGATCAGGACACAAAACAACGCGTCGCTAAAGTCTATGTCTACAATACAAATAATGATCAGGGTGTTTTCAATAATCTAAAAGGTGAATTCAAGCTGCAAGCTAGCGCTGGCGACGTACTGATTGCCGCTACCGAAGGTTATTTCCCGGACACCCTGCGGGTTCAGGAAGAGAATATCCTTGTTCTTTACCTCAGAAGATCGTCCATTATGTTAAGGGAAGTTAGCGTAGTGGCGCGGAAATCCCCAGAAGAAATACTTGCGCAGAAGAAGGAGGACTATAATGTTGCTTATCGTCGTGGAGACCCCGGCTCTTTGTTGTCGACAGGGCACTCCGGAGCCGGCCTTAGCATTGATGCACTTTATTCAATTTTGAGTCGTGAAGGTAAAAATGCACGGTATTTGCAACAGATCATCGAGCGTGACTATCAAAATGATATTATTGATTATCGCTATACCGCGGATCTTGTACACACTAATACAGGTCTGGAAGGCGATGCATTGAGAGATTTTATGGAGCAATACCGACCGTCTTATTATTTTATTTTGGAAAGTAACGACTATGAGTTAGCCGTATTTATCCGCAGAAACTTTCAACAATATCGTAAGAATCCACATGCGCGGCGCTTGCCTCCGCTAGAGGAAGTTCCGGTGCAAGAGCTTGACGAATTACGAACACCTAAATAA
- a CDS encoding DUF3078 domain-containing protein, with translation MKHIFTLSIIALFFCQGIVFAQEPDLDRLRQVPETESLPVKTPDLIIEKVEIPQSTLDLKINYWRNWTTIGLSANQASFSDNWNGGGVNSLALGANFDHKSEYNKDNKNFTTQLVLRYGTIKNKDQLAKKSNDRIFWDNKFSVKMSKSWSFFASLAWETQFMKGYKYGKDPETGLDTIGDLISNFMAPGYLTESIGIEFAPDKTFSVRFGTGTARQTFILDDRLVYDDRESFGVDTGKNFRNELAFQLVANLNRDLGKNFNITSRYAYFANYNEWSDASHRLDATLTARVSRVINVAFSTILWYDKNLVEEGEDALQRSQSLSVGITYKFPR, from the coding sequence ATGAAGCACATTTTTACTCTTTCAATTATTGCCCTATTTTTTTGTCAAGGCATTGTTTTCGCACAAGAGCCTGATTTGGATCGACTTCGTCAGGTTCCGGAAACTGAAAGTTTACCTGTTAAAACTCCAGACCTGATCATTGAAAAAGTTGAAATCCCACAAAGCACGCTAGATCTCAAGATTAATTATTGGCGAAACTGGACGACCATCGGGTTGAGCGCCAACCAGGCGTCTTTCAGTGATAACTGGAATGGTGGGGGTGTAAACTCACTGGCATTGGGTGCCAATTTTGATCATAAGTCGGAGTACAATAAAGACAATAAAAATTTCACCACCCAGTTGGTTCTTCGTTATGGGACGATCAAAAACAAAGATCAATTAGCGAAAAAAAGTAACGACCGTATCTTTTGGGACAATAAATTCTCGGTAAAGATGTCGAAGTCTTGGTCATTCTTTGCATCTCTCGCCTGGGAAACCCAATTTATGAAAGGTTATAAATATGGTAAAGACCCAGAAACAGGTCTGGATACGATAGGTGATCTTATATCAAATTTTATGGCGCCGGGCTATTTGACCGAATCCATCGGTATTGAGTTCGCTCCAGACAAAACCTTTTCCGTACGTTTCGGTACAGGTACTGCTCGTCAGACCTTCATTCTAGATGATCGTTTGGTATATGATGATAGAGAGAGTTTTGGTGTTGACACCGGTAAAAACTTTAGGAATGAACTGGCATTTCAGTTGGTTGCCAATCTGAACCGAGATCTGGGAAAAAACTTCAATATCACCAGTCGCTATGCGTATTTTGCGAATTATAATGAATGGTCCGATGCTAGCCACCGTTTAGATGCTACACTTACCGCTCGGGTGAGTCGGGTTATCAATGTTGCTTTTAGTACGATCCTTTGGTATGATAAAAACTTAGTGGAAGAAGGCGAAGACGCATTACAAAGAAGTCAGTCCCTCTCCGTCGGCATTACCTATAAGTTCCCGCGATGA
- a CDS encoding gliding motility lipoprotein GldH produces MANQINRMRAKTIWLYTLVFCGLIACKDQPLIDQNKNITERRWFREQEQYFTVKVDQPATSYDLFLNLRNSIDFQFSDLYLQIQQKNPDSSRFNYSVKIKMTNGEGLWRGNGSGTIYSQQVRFLSDYQFPDSGTYIFSIKQNMRANPVEGIHDVGFRIAETRQ; encoded by the coding sequence ATGGCAAATCAGATAAATCGAATGAGGGCTAAGACGATATGGCTGTATACTTTAGTCTTTTGTGGCTTAATTGCCTGTAAGGATCAACCTTTGATCGATCAGAATAAAAACATCACTGAGCGCCGTTGGTTTCGTGAACAAGAACAGTATTTTACTGTTAAAGTAGACCAGCCTGCAACAAGCTATGATCTTTTTCTGAATCTTCGAAACTCGATTGATTTTCAGTTTTCAGATTTATATTTACAAATCCAACAAAAAAACCCTGATAGTAGCAGATTCAATTATAGTGTTAAGATAAAAATGACTAACGGCGAAGGTTTATGGAGGGGCAATGGGTCAGGAACTATTTACTCCCAGCAAGTTCGATTTCTGAGCGATTATCAGTTCCCTGATTCAGGTACTTATATTTTTTCAATTAAACAAAATATGAGGGCGAACCCGGTGGAAGGTATTCATGATGTCGGATTCCGAATCGCTGAAACCAGGCAATAG
- a CDS encoding L,D-transpeptidase family protein, with protein MMLFKNTKTILVGILVLAILITSCNREATVDRVLFKETKNKVYKDIDETKLSASIKSIIESGNLKNKNFLTNYYRNNGYQATLLKKFLPEDNLNILAEHLSAAPEHGLEANYFNGNEYRALYDLVHSKDGIQSTDEAYQQVALLELTTADALISYSSALQFGTLNPNKLMSRYYMETKQADSGFINDVLSSNNLKTLLDSVQPKSSIYSLLQQALQSENGDGDRIKTIKVNMERIRWQHDIDSNELIYVNIPAYRLDIYKNGDLVESMKTVVGTGRNNNNKAGFSESERIKDKPHSHETPILSSMIHSVQVNPVWNIPESIAGKEILKHVQADRFYLSNAGIDVLQNGKVIENPENIDWSSYSPDNLPFRFRQRPGDENALGKIKFLFKNNSSVYLHDTPAQAAFDRDIRASSHGCVRVAEPLVLAKALFGTGNKFETIKGDMESDEQENAKDIELSPQVQVVLDYATVERKDNALIFYPDVYGLDRVIYSYM; from the coding sequence ATGATGCTATTTAAAAATACCAAAACTATTCTCGTTGGAATTTTAGTCCTCGCAATTTTGATCACTTCATGTAATCGGGAAGCAACAGTAGACCGTGTTCTTTTTAAAGAAACAAAAAACAAGGTCTACAAAGATATCGATGAAACGAAGCTCAGCGCGTCGATAAAAAGCATCATCGAATCAGGGAACCTGAAGAATAAAAACTTTTTAACCAATTATTATAGAAACAATGGCTATCAAGCTACACTTCTTAAAAAATTTCTACCGGAAGATAATCTGAATATTTTGGCTGAGCATCTTTCAGCAGCTCCAGAGCATGGTTTGGAAGCCAACTATTTTAACGGGAACGAGTATCGTGCATTGTACGATTTGGTCCACTCTAAAGATGGAATACAATCGACCGATGAAGCTTATCAACAAGTAGCGCTGCTTGAGCTCACTACAGCAGATGCCCTGATTAGTTATAGCTCTGCTCTCCAATTTGGAACACTAAACCCTAATAAATTGATGTCTCGATATTACATGGAGACGAAACAAGCTGATTCGGGCTTCATAAACGACGTCTTGAGCAGCAATAATTTGAAAACGCTATTGGACAGTGTCCAACCAAAATCTTCTATTTACTCGTTACTGCAACAGGCTCTTCAATCAGAAAACGGGGATGGGGACCGGATTAAAACGATCAAAGTAAATATGGAGCGAATTAGATGGCAACATGATATCGATAGCAACGAGTTAATTTATGTAAATATCCCCGCGTACCGCTTAGATATCTATAAAAATGGGGACCTAGTGGAAAGTATGAAAACAGTTGTGGGAACGGGAAGAAACAATAACAACAAAGCTGGCTTTTCTGAAAGTGAGCGAATTAAAGATAAGCCCCATTCGCACGAGACGCCGATATTAAGCAGTATGATACATAGTGTACAGGTTAATCCGGTTTGGAATATTCCAGAAAGCATCGCCGGGAAGGAAATTTTAAAACATGTGCAAGCAGACCGTTTTTATTTGTCCAATGCCGGTATCGATGTTCTACAGAATGGTAAAGTGATTGAGAATCCAGAAAATATCGACTGGTCGTCATATTCGCCGGATAATCTACCATTTCGCTTTAGACAGAGACCTGGAGACGAAAATGCACTTGGAAAAATTAAATTTCTGTTCAAAAATAATAGCAGCGTTTATTTGCATGATACGCCTGCTCAGGCTGCGTTCGACAGAGACATCCGGGCTTCCAGCCATGGTTGTGTCCGCGTAGCAGAGCCCCTTGTATTGGCTAAGGCTCTGTTTGGTACAGGCAACAAATTCGAAACCATTAAGGGCGATATGGAATCTGACGAACAAGAGAACGCAAAAGATATTGAACTCAGTCCGCAAGTTCAGGTCGTACTCGATTATGCGACAGTCGAACGTAAAGACAACGCGCTTATATTTTACCCAGATGTATATGGTTTGGATCGGGTGATTTATTCATATATGTAA
- a CDS encoding O-methyltransferase, whose protein sequence is MELFTDSLTSYIENHTDPENDLLRRISRETYLKETRAHMLSGHLQGRVLSLLSKLISPNTILEIGTFTGYATLCLAEGLKAGGTLHTIDINEELEDRVRAYFQESPYAEQIEYHLGNAMDIIPTLKQSFDLVFIDADKKNNINYYNLVIDKVPAGGLILIDNVLWKGKVLQEDYDKQTELILELNKQIAADPRVEKVILPLRDGLFLIRKL, encoded by the coding sequence ATGGAGTTGTTTACTGATAGTCTAACGAGCTATATAGAGAACCACACAGACCCTGAAAATGATCTCTTAAGGCGCATAAGCCGGGAAACCTATCTAAAAGAGACCAGGGCGCATATGCTGTCCGGCCATTTACAAGGTCGGGTACTGAGCCTGTTGAGTAAGCTTATTTCGCCAAATACCATTCTCGAAATCGGTACTTTTACCGGTTATGCTACCTTGTGTCTTGCTGAAGGGTTAAAAGCAGGGGGTACTCTTCATACAATTGATATTAACGAAGAGTTGGAAGATCGCGTACGCGCTTATTTCCAGGAATCACCTTATGCTGAGCAGATTGAATATCATCTGGGGAATGCGATGGATATTATACCCACACTCAAGCAGTCTTTCGATCTGGTATTTATTGATGCAGACAAAAAAAATAATATAAACTATTATAACCTCGTTATTGATAAAGTTCCTGCTGGAGGACTAATACTGATTGACAATGTTTTGTGGAAAGGGAAAGTGCTCCAAGAAGATTACGACAAACAAACTGAACTCATTTTAGAACTTAATAAACAAATAGCGGCCGATCCGCGTGTGGAAAAAGTTATCCTGCCCCTTCGGGATGGGCTTTTTCTCATACGGAAGCTATAG
- a CDS encoding DNA polymerase III subunit, with protein MQFSEISGQEALKKRLIQTVKENRVSHAQLFLGSTGYGSLALAHAYAQYVSCENKMDDDSCGECGTCRKYSKLIHPDLDLSYPFFAKKADETAINYIEQWRSAYLKNPYLNLDNWRHAVGEEKKQANINIAECHRIIKKLSLKSFEGGYKVLIMWLPEYLDKQGNALLKLIEEPPEKTLFLLVSENQDQILTTILSRTQLVKVNKLTEADVAQYLITKKGLDEERAEQIAYLSEGNIQRTQGLIGEEKSNHFELLRSWMNVCAREKGLEIISFVDGTLSKLGRENQKSFLLYAINMMRESLLLKEGLTELVNLPELENAFAEKFSSMYNHQQIEAVIAEFEKASYHIERNANPKILFLDVSLQLVLFLEYQTFPKGTLYI; from the coding sequence ATGCAATTCAGCGAGATAAGCGGCCAAGAGGCTTTAAAGAAACGATTGATACAGACTGTTAAGGAGAACCGTGTGAGTCATGCTCAGTTGTTTCTGGGGTCTACGGGCTATGGCAGTTTGGCTTTGGCACATGCTTATGCACAGTATGTAAGTTGTGAAAACAAAATGGACGATGATAGCTGCGGAGAATGTGGGACATGCAGGAAGTACAGTAAGCTGATCCATCCAGATCTGGATTTATCCTACCCGTTTTTTGCAAAAAAAGCAGATGAGACGGCTATTAATTACATCGAACAGTGGCGGTCTGCCTATTTGAAGAACCCCTACCTGAATCTTGATAATTGGCGCCATGCGGTCGGAGAAGAAAAGAAACAGGCCAATATTAATATTGCGGAGTGTCACCGTATTATTAAGAAATTAAGTCTAAAGAGCTTTGAAGGAGGATATAAAGTGCTCATCATGTGGCTCCCTGAATATTTGGACAAGCAGGGAAATGCACTGCTTAAGCTGATTGAGGAGCCTCCTGAGAAAACTCTTTTCTTATTAGTAAGCGAAAATCAGGACCAAATACTGACAACTATCTTATCGAGAACGCAACTCGTGAAGGTGAACAAACTGACGGAAGCGGATGTTGCACAATATCTAATTACGAAAAAAGGGCTTGATGAAGAACGCGCGGAGCAAATTGCCTACCTTAGTGAAGGTAATATCCAACGAACGCAAGGGCTGATAGGAGAGGAAAAGAGCAACCACTTCGAACTGTTGAGAAGCTGGATGAATGTGTGTGCACGTGAAAAAGGTTTGGAAATAATATCCTTTGTTGATGGAACTTTGTCTAAATTAGGTCGTGAGAATCAAAAAAGCTTTTTACTTTATGCGATAAACATGATGCGAGAATCGCTTCTGCTTAAAGAAGGTTTAACAGAATTGGTCAATCTTCCTGAACTGGAAAACGCCTTTGCAGAAAAGTTTAGCAGCATGTATAATCATCAGCAGATTGAAGCAGTTATCGCTGAGTTTGAAAAGGCTAGCTATCATATTGAACGGAATGCAAATCCGAAAATCTTATTTTTAGATGTATCTTTGCAATTAGTTTTATTTTTAGAATATCAAACGTTCCCGAAAGGGACTCTATATATATAA
- a CDS encoding PSP1 domain-containing protein: MGCSSCSSGGGCTPKGCQGNGSCPTNGCNKLDVYDWLADMDLPSNYKPFNIVEVRFKGSRKEFFINKDNLYLEMGEIVVVESSTGGYDVGHISLMGELVRLQLKKNKVQEESVTKVIYRKPSQADIDKYLAAKDLEWETMHRARTLALELGLSMKISDVDYQGDKTKATFYYTADGRVDFRELIKRMAEAFHIRIEMRQIGMRQEASRLGGIGSCGRELCCSTWLTDFKTVSTSAARYQNLSLNTLKLAGQCGKLKCCLNYELDTYMDALKDIPTDINKLETQRGFAFLQKTDIFKKLMWFSYQGDDSWIPLPIDRVKEIQQENLLGNKPEDIKDMTPEVEVKQKERTYDYENVVGQDSLTRLDDQKPKRKGNRNKNRNRKRGDKPKNGEQQKNVKSSTMQSSANTTEGKPERRKKRYSKPKRKGNGKSDKSNEG; encoded by the coding sequence ATGGGATGTAGTAGTTGTTCATCCGGAGGAGGTTGTACTCCGAAGGGCTGCCAAGGGAATGGTAGCTGCCCGACGAATGGGTGTAATAAATTAGATGTTTACGATTGGCTGGCCGATATGGACCTGCCTTCTAACTATAAACCCTTCAACATTGTTGAGGTTCGATTTAAAGGCTCTAGAAAAGAATTCTTCATTAACAAGGACAATTTGTACCTTGAAATGGGTGAGATTGTAGTTGTAGAGTCATCTACAGGCGGGTATGATGTAGGTCATATCTCGCTGATGGGTGAATTGGTAAGACTTCAATTAAAAAAGAATAAAGTACAGGAAGAGTCTGTGACAAAGGTAATCTACCGGAAACCTTCGCAAGCTGATATAGACAAATACCTAGCTGCAAAAGATCTGGAATGGGAAACTATGCACAGGGCGCGCACGCTGGCCTTAGAACTGGGTCTTTCAATGAAGATCAGTGATGTGGACTACCAGGGGGATAAAACAAAAGCAACCTTTTATTATACTGCCGACGGCAGAGTGGATTTTCGTGAACTGATAAAGAGAATGGCTGAAGCTTTTCATATCCGAATTGAAATGCGGCAAATTGGAATGCGACAAGAAGCCAGTCGCTTAGGAGGCATTGGATCATGTGGACGCGAGTTATGCTGCTCTACATGGCTCACGGATTTTAAAACGGTATCAACGTCCGCAGCACGTTATCAGAATCTTTCATTGAATACATTGAAACTAGCCGGGCAGTGTGGAAAATTAAAATGCTGCCTGAATTATGAACTTGATACCTATATGGATGCCCTAAAAGACATTCCAACGGATATTAATAAATTGGAGACACAACGAGGGTTTGCTTTTCTTCAAAAAACGGATATCTTCAAAAAACTCATGTGGTTCAGCTATCAGGGTGACGATAGTTGGATTCCACTGCCGATTGACCGGGTTAAAGAGATTCAGCAAGAGAACCTGCTTGGAAACAAGCCGGAGGATATAAAGGATATGACGCCGGAGGTTGAAGTAAAGCAGAAGGAGCGTACCTACGACTATGAAAATGTTGTCGGCCAAGATAGCCTAACTCGGCTGGATGATCAAAAACCAAAAAGAAAAGGGAACCGGAATAAGAATCGAAACCGTAAACGCGGGGACAAACCAAAGAACGGCGAACAGCAAAAGAATGTGAAAAGTTCAACCATGCAGAGTTCGGCAAATACAACTGAGGGAAAGCCTGAGCGAAGAAAGAAACGTTATTCTAAGCCTAAGCGCAAAGGCAATGGCAAATCAGATAAATCGAATGAGGGCTAA
- the ruvX gene encoding Holliday junction resolvase RuvX, with the protein MRIMAFDYGTKRIGIAVTDPLQIIATALTTIHPNEIISFLKQYLTSESVEKFIVGKPLRMDGSDSQSAPHVKGFIRSLKKNFPEIPVVTIDERFTSKMASSVIAQSGMGKGKRQEKSLVDKVSAVIILQSYMESSYLH; encoded by the coding sequence ATGAGGATAATGGCTTTTGATTACGGGACAAAACGGATTGGCATTGCCGTTACCGACCCCCTGCAAATTATTGCCACAGCGCTGACAACCATTCATCCGAATGAGATCATATCCTTTCTTAAACAATATCTGACAAGCGAATCTGTAGAAAAATTTATTGTCGGTAAACCGTTGCGAATGGATGGAAGCGACTCACAATCAGCGCCACACGTAAAAGGTTTCATTCGAAGTCTCAAAAAGAATTTTCCAGAGATACCCGTTGTTACAATTGACGAACGTTTTACATCAAAGATGGCATCTTCAGTAATTGCCCAAAGCGGGATGGGGAAGGGCAAAAGACAAGAAAAATCACTTGTTGACAAAGTTTCCGCGGTAATTATCTTGCAAAGCTATATGGAAAGTTCTTATCTTCATTAG
- a CDS encoding glucosaminidase domain and LysM peptidoglycan-binding domain-containing protein: MNVEKNLRTVIAFVIAMAIFLPSLSYGQKRITAEDYIEKHKDAAIRYMKEYGVPASIILGIAYHESAGGNSKIARYLNNHFGIKGENSSTEIRSAYKGYDSVSDSYRDFVRLIERRKQYNKLIDRYGPGNYKDWVYGIARGGYAMSRTWPSQVIAIINKYELYELDEYTNKPNVQTAQSDSGDNYKVRKGDTLSGIAKRYRVTVDEIKNKNGLTSSNLQVGQELML; the protein is encoded by the coding sequence ATGAACGTTGAGAAAAATTTACGAACAGTCATCGCCTTTGTCATCGCCATGGCGATTTTCCTGCCCAGCCTTTCGTACGGTCAGAAGCGCATAACAGCGGAAGACTACATTGAAAAACATAAAGATGCCGCTATCAGGTATATGAAGGAGTATGGCGTTCCTGCTAGCATTATCTTAGGAATCGCTTACCATGAAAGCGCAGGCGGTAATAGTAAAATCGCACGCTATTTAAACAATCATTTTGGGATTAAAGGAGAGAACAGCAGCACAGAGATCCGCTCTGCCTATAAAGGCTACGACTCTGTAAGCGACTCGTACCGTGACTTTGTAAGACTTATTGAAAGAAGAAAACAATACAACAAGCTAATCGACCGCTACGGTCCGGGCAACTATAAGGATTGGGTGTATGGTATTGCTCGTGGCGGCTACGCAATGAGCCGGACATGGCCTTCGCAGGTTATTGCCATTATCAATAAATATGAGTTGTATGAACTCGATGAGTATACCAATAAGCCAAACGTGCAAACCGCACAGTCAGATTCAGGCGATAATTACAAGGTCAGAAAGGGGGACACTCTTTCCGGAATTGCCAAACGTTACCGTGTCACAGTTGATGAAATCAAAAATAAAAATGGACTAACTTCTTCCAACTTGCAAGTTGGACAAGAGCTTATGCTATAG
- a CDS encoding glucosaminidase domain-containing protein: MGKYSVLVVLLFCLTSCLSKKDIVLQDPNWGNGPSSSTVASSSSPSPVLPSDEVSLPRSSTAEAYIARYKNIAIQEMNQYGIPASIKLAQALLESGNGNSSLARNANNHFGIKSTSSWQGKTVLKSDDRPDDRFRVYRTAEESFRDHSEFLLRKRYAALFELDRDDYKGWARGLKKAGYATNPRYAELLINLIERYDLQQYDRSETPTEKLHREEVVLAEVVKEIPEEEKKEMAKPPVAMSIHEVRSGDTLMALSRTYSISVEDIKTLNNLNGDSLSPGQLLLVSK; this comes from the coding sequence ATGGGGAAATATTCGGTACTGGTTGTTTTATTATTTTGTCTGACGTCTTGTCTGTCTAAAAAAGACATTGTTCTTCAGGATCCAAACTGGGGGAACGGCCCTTCATCGTCCACTGTCGCTTCGTCTTCATCACCGTCGCCAGTCTTGCCTTCTGATGAAGTTTCGCTGCCTCGCAGCAGCACTGCTGAAGCCTATATCGCCCGCTATAAGAATATCGCTATTCAGGAAATGAACCAGTACGGTATTCCAGCCAGTATCAAGCTCGCACAGGCGCTCCTTGAATCCGGAAACGGTAACTCCAGTTTAGCTCGTAATGCCAATAACCATTTCGGAATAAAAAGCACTTCCTCCTGGCAGGGGAAGACCGTCTTGAAATCTGATGACCGCCCAGATGACCGCTTTCGCGTTTACCGCACAGCTGAGGAGTCGTTCAGGGATCATTCAGAATTTTTACTACGCAAGCGTTACGCCGCTTTGTTTGAGCTGGATCGTGACGACTACAAAGGCTGGGCTCGAGGCCTAAAGAAAGCCGGCTATGCAACCAACCCCCGTTATGCTGAGTTACTCATCAATCTGATAGAACGCTACGATCTACAGCAATACGATCGCTCTGAAACGCCGACTGAAAAATTACACCGCGAAGAAGTTGTCTTGGCAGAGGTGGTTAAGGAAATTCCCGAAGAAGAGAAAAAGGAAATGGCAAAGCCGCCTGTTGCCATGTCTATTCACGAGGTTCGCTCCGGAGACACCTTGATGGCGCTCTCCCGAACCTATTCCATCTCGGTAGAGGATATCAAAACCCTAAACAATCTCAACGGCGATTCACTTAGTCCAGGACAGCTATTATTGGTTTCTAAATAG